CTGTCACGTCTGACGGCGCTCTGGGACGGGCGGATCGGGGATCCCTTTGCCGAGGCCGTCGTGCTGTCCACCGCCGCCCTCGCGCTCGACACGCTCGGGGTGGCGGAGCCGGAGGCGCGTGCCGCGGCGCTCTGGGCGGACCGCCACGGCTGAGACGGGCGGGCGGGTCGCGGAATGCCCCGATTTTCACCGCGCGGGCGCCGCATTTTCGCCGGTTTGTCGCGCAAGGCTCGATGCGTGGTTCAGGACAGGGAGGGATGCCCGTGGAACGCCTCGCCTTTGCGAAAGACACTTTCGATCTGTGGCTCGCCGGTCTGGATGCCACCGATCACCTGATGATGATGGCGGCGGGTGTCGGGCTGATCGTCCTTGCCGGTGCCGCACTGCTTCTTCAGCGCAGGCCGGCCGCTCCCTCCGCCGCGCTCAGGCGCGGCACCTTCGCCGACAGCGCCCCGCGCCACCTCCCCGGCGAACGGCACATGGTGGCTCCGAAGAAGACCGGACGCAAGGACGATGCCTTCCTGAGCCGCCTCGACAGGCTGGCCTGAGCGAAGGGCGACGCGGCGGGGCGTGACGGCCTCCGGCCGAAGCGCCCTTTGCGCGCCGGGATCAGAACTCGACCTCGACCCCCGGCAGGCGCAACTCCTTCATCAGGTCGCGCAATTCCTGGCGCGCGGCGACGTTGGAGATGTTGAGCGCCGATTTCACCCCGACGTCCTTGAGATCGAGCAGGGTCAGCCCGCGCGGGAACAGCTCCCGGAAGATCACGCGCTCGGAAAAGCCGGGCGCGACGCGGAAGCCGATGCGCTTGGACAGCTCGGTCATCGCGTCGCCGATCTTCTTCTTGTTGTGCATCGCCTGCGCGCCGAGGCGGTTGCGGAGCACGACCCAGTCGATCGGCTTCAGCCCGGCCTGCGCCCGCAACTGCCGCGCGTTCCAGACCATTTCCGAATAGACCGAGGGGCCGAGGATCTTGTTCGTATCCGGGTCGACGCGGGCGAGGAGGTCGAAGTCGATGAAACTGTCGTTCATCGGCGTGATGAGCGTGTCCGCGAGCGTGTGTGCCACCTGGCTCAGCCGGGTGTGCGAGCCGGGGCAGTCGATCAGGATGAAATCGCAGCTTTCCTCGAGCCCGGTCACGGCCATGGACAGCCGCCGGTCGTAGATGTTCTCGCCCTCGGCAAGCTCGCTCGCATCCACCTGGGGCAGGTCGCGATAGTCCGGGGTCGGCAGTTCGATCCCCTCGCGCAGGCAGTAGCTCAGCCGGTTCTCGAGATAGCGGGCAAAGGTCTTTTGCCGCAGGTCGAGATCGAGCGCGCCGACGCGGTGCCCGAGCCGCGACAACGCGGTCGCGACGTGCATCGACATGGTCGATTTCCCCGCTCCGCCCTTTTCATTGCCCACGATGATGATATGCGCCACGTCCTCGGTTCCCGTTCTGTCCGGCGCGCCTTGTTTCGCGCGCTCGCGTTCCCTCGGCCACTGTATGCCGATGTTTTCCGAAGCCGTGCAAGTGCGTTTCGTCCCACCCTCCGTGTTCTTGGGGCACCTGTTGCCGACCTGCTCGTGCGAAACATTTTTGCGGTTTCGCGCGTTGGGCGGCAATGGCATGCGCCCGGCGCATCGCGACAACCGGAGGACCTACATTCATGAAACGCATCATACTCGGAACCGCTGCCACCGGCTTCGGTCTCGTCAGCCTCGGGCTTACCGCGCCGGTCACGGCACAGGGGCTGGAAGGCGCCGGCGGGCTCAATCTCGAGGCGTGCAGCGAGGTGCAGCCTCCCTGTCTGACGGCCGATGGCCAGGTGCAACTGGGGGACGGCTCGGTCGTGACGCAGAGCGAGGCGCTCGAGGCGCTGGGGATCGCCCCGCCCCGCGACGGGCTGGAGGGCGCGCCGGAGACGGAGATGCCCTCCGCTCCCGAGGTGGAGCCCCTGCCCGAGGTGGAGCCCCTGCCCGACATGGAGCCCGCGCCGGGGGCGGAGCCGCCGGTGGCGCCGGAGGTAGAGGCGCCGGTTGTCCCGGAAGTCGACACGCAGGTCATCCCGGAGACGGAGTCCGACACGCAGGCCGCACCCGCGGAGGGAGCGCCCCCCGCCACCGTCGGGGAGGAAGCGGCCTCCGACATCGAGAGCGAGCAGGCGGCGGAGGAGGAAAACCTCGCCCAGGAGCTCGAAAACGATCTTCCGCCGGAGGAGGCCCAGCAGGCCGGGACGGAGGAGGAGGTCGCTCCCGAAACGGAGGCGACGGACCCCGGCACCGTCACGGGGGAGGCCCCGCGGACCGCGCCGCAGCCGAAGCCGGAGACGGCGGGCGACCAGGCCGACACTGACACCGCGGCGGATGCCGCGACGGAGGATCAGGACGAGGACGCGCTCGGCGACGCGCTCAATTCCCTGACCGAGGGTGAAAACCCGGCCCAAAGCGCGCAGGAGGGGACGGGCGATGCCGCCGCGTCCGAGGCGGCGAGCACCGCCGGCGAGGCCGAAGGCGTGGAGATGACGCCGGAGGCGCGGGCGACCCAGGCGCAGGAGGAAGCCGCCGCCGAGGCCGAGATCTCCGACGGGGAAACCGCTGCGGCCGCTGCCGCGGAGGCAGTGGAAAATCCCGAGGCGGAGACGGGTGTCGAGGTCCAGACGGAGACGGTGACGGAGGAGAATTCCCGCGCCTCCGACGAGGAATTCCGCCAGCAGCCGATGCAGGCGACCGCCTCGGACGATGACGACGACAACGACGGCGGGATGTCCAACCTCGAGAAATTCCTGCTCGGCGCGGTCGGTGCCGCCGTGGTCGGCCAGGTGCTTTCCGGCAACGATCAGGTGGTCGAGAACACCGGTGACCGCGTGGTGGTCGAACGTGACGGCCAGCTCCGGGTGCTCAAGAACGACGACGCGCTCCTGCGCCAGCCGGGCGCCGAAGTGAGGACGGAGTCCTTCCAGGACGGCTCGACCCGCACCACGCTCAACCGCGAGGACGGCACGCAGGTCGTGACGATCCGCGCCGCCGATGGACGGGTGCTGCGCCGCGACCGGATCCTGGCGGACGGCACACGGGTCGTGCTGTTCGATGATACCCAGACCTACGAGCGGGTGGATGTCTCCGCCCTTCCGGCGCCCTCGAACACGTCGGTGGTCTACCAGCAGGGCAGCGACGAGGAGGCGCTGCGCGCCGCACTTGCCGCGAGCCAGGCGCAGGGTCAGGCGCTCGACCGGCACTTCTCGCTCAGCCAGATCCGCTCGATCCGGGCGGTGCGCGAACTGGCGCCGGAGATCGAACTGACCAACGTCAACTTCGCCACCGGCTCCTCCGCGATCACGCCTTCGGAGGCCGAGGAACTCGCGGCGCTCGGACGGACGATGCGGGATGCGATCACGGAAAATCCGCGGGAGGTCTTCCTCGTCGAAGGCCATACGGACGCGGTCGGGTCCGCGGCGATGAACCTTGCGCTGTCCGACCGGCGGGCGGAAAGCCTCGCCCTCGCCCTGACGGAATATTTCCAGGTGCCGCCGGAGAACATGGTGGTGCAGGGCTATGGCGAACGGTATCTCAAGGTTCCCTCGAGCGGGGCCGAACGCGCCAACCGCCGCGCCGCCGTCCGGATCATCACGCCGCTTCTGGGCGATGTGACGACGGCGTCACGGTAAGCGGTCCGACGCGCCAACGAAAAAGGCCCGCCATCGAGGCGGGCCTTTCCATATTGATCTGCGCGGCGGCTCAGAAGCCGAGGCCGGCGTATTTGTTCTTGAACTTCGACACGCGGCCGCCGGCGTCCATCAGGCGCGAGGAGCCACCGGTCCAGGCCGGGTGCACCGACGGGTCGATGTCGAGCGCGAGCTGATCGCCCTCGGCGCCCCAGGTGGAGCGCATCTTCACCACGGTGCCGTCGGTCATCTTGACGTCGATGAAGTGGTAGTCGGGATGGGTATCTTTTTTCATCGGTCAGATCCTTACGCGTCGGAGCCGGTGTTGAGCGGCTTGTAGTTGGAAACTTCCGCGATACGGGCGGATTTGCCGCGGCGCGAGCGGAGGTAGTAGAGTTTCGCGCGGCGCACGCGGCCACGACGCACCACCTCGATATATTCGATGTTGGTCGAGTAGAGCGGGAAGACGCGCTCGACGCCCTCACCGAAGGAAATCTTGCGAACGGTGAAGGAGCCGGCGATGCCCTTGCCGTTCTTGCGGGAAATGCAGACACCTTCGTAGTTCTGCACGCGGGTGCGCGTGCCTTCGGTCACCTTGTAACCGACGCGAACGGTGTCACCGGCCTTGAAGTCCGGGATCGTCTTGCCGAGCGTTTCGATCTGCTCGGCTTCAAGCTGTGCGATAAGATCCATCGCTGTTCTCCAGATTGCTCGTGGTATGCCACGAAGGTTTCATCCGTCCCAGAGCTCCCTGCCTTCTTCCGGGTCCATCAGGTGAGGCCCGCGGGAGTGTTCGAACGCTTTACTTTACCATCCCGCCCCGTCCATCCCGGCCGCCGAAGAAAGCACCCGGACAAAGGCAAAACGGCCCGCTGAACGAATCCCGTTCGCGGACCGCTGCTCTATAAGTCCAAATCCCCTTCGGATCAAGGCGTGTCGCGGTCTTTCCGCGCCTCATGGGCAGCCCAAAGGTCCGGACGACGCTCTCGGGTGATCTTCTCGGCCATCTTCCGGCGCCATTCGGCGATCCTGCCGTGATGGCCGGACATCAGAACCTCCGGGATCGGCAGGCCGCGCCATTCGGCGGGGCGGGTGAACTGGGGGTGCTCCAGCAGGCCGCTCGCGTGGCTTTCCTCCTCGAGGCTCTCCGCATTTCCCAGAACGCCGGGCAGCAGCCGCACGGTCGCGTCGATCATCGCCTGCGCGGCGATCTCGCCGCCGGTCAGGACGAAATCCCCGAGGCTCACCTCCTCGATTCCGTAGTGGAACAGCACCCGGTCGTCGAGCCCCTCGAAGCGGCCGCAGATCATCGTGATGCCGCGCGCCCGCGACCAGCGCCGCGCCGTGGCCTGGTCAAAGCGTTTCCCGCGCGGGCTGAGGTAGACGAGCGGCCAGTCGGCGCGGGTCTCCGGCGTGCCTTCCATGGCGAAGTCGATGGCCCGTCCCATCACGTCGGGGCGCAGCACCATGCCCGCGCCGCCGCCCGCGGGCGTGTCGTCGACATTGCGGTGCCGTCCCTCCCCGAAGTCGCGCAGCGGCACGGTCTCGAGTTGCCATTTGCCCTCGTCGAGCGCCTTGCCGGTCAGGCTTTCGCCCAGCACGCCGGGGAAGGCTTCGGGAAAGAGGGTGATGATCTTCGCCCGCCAGGCGCCGGCAAGGTCCGGCCTGTCCGTCATCAGCTCGCGCGGGCGCAGCGTCGGGCGCACGGCGATCCGGCCATGGGACTTCGGGGTCTCCGGGGCGCCGCTCATTCGAACAGCCCTTCGGGCGGGTCCGCGATGATGCGCCCGGAGGAGAGATCGACGGTCGGCACGTTCTTCAGCGTGAAGGGCAGCAGCACCGGCGCCTTCAGCCCCGGCCCGTGTACCTCCAGAAGATCGCCCGCGCCGTGGTTCAGCACGTTGCGCACCTGCCCGAGCACCGCGCCCCCCGTGTCGAGCACGGTGAGCCCGATCAGGTCCGCGTGGTAGAATTCGTCGTCGGGCAGGGAGGGCAGGGCCTCGCGGTCGGCGAACAAGGTCACGCCCCTGAGCGCGTCGGCCTCCTCCTTTGTCTCCACGCCCGTGATGCGCCCGGCAAAGCCGTTGGGGATCGCGCGGGTGAGGGTGAGGACATATTCGGTCTTCCCGTCCTCGGAGGTCAGCGGGGAATACTCCCCGATCGCCTCCGGTTCGGCGCAGAAGCTCTTGATCCGCACTTCGCCATGGACGCCGAAAGCGCCCGCGATGGCTCCCACGATGATCTTCGTCTCGCTCATGTTGCGGTCCCTCCCGGCGCCTGTCGCGCGCCAGATTAGCGTTCCAGGATTTCCGGGCAAGCCGCGCGTGTTTCCCAGCCCTCGGCCTGCAATTCCGGTTCCTCGCTCTGTGCCTCGGGATAGCCGATGCAGAGATAGCCGACCAGCCGCCAGCCGGCGGGCACGGCGAGCGCGGCGCTCAGCGCCTCCGGCTCGAGGATCGACACCCAGCCCAGGCCGATCCCCTCGGCCCGCAGCATGAGCCAGAACTGCATGATCGCGGAGACAACGGAATAGCGCAGCATTTCGGGCATGGTCTGGATGCCCAGCCCCTTGCCCGAGCGGGTCGCCTCGTCGCAGAAAACGGCGAGCTGCACCGGCGCCTCGCGCATGCCCGCGAGCTTCAGCGTGGCGTATTTCCGCGCGGCGTCGCCCTCGTAGCCGGCGAGTGCACGGGCATTCGCGGCCTCGAAATTGTCGAGCGCGGCCTGGCGCATCGCGGCGCTTTGCACGCGCACGATCCGCGAGGGCTGCGACAGGCCCACGGAGGGGGAGAGGGTGAAGGCATCGAGACAGCGCGCGAGGGTGGCCGGGTCGACGGGATCGGTCCGGAACCGCCGCACGTCCCGCCGCCAGCGCAGAAGCGTGGCGAAATCGTTGCGGAAGGCGGTGGAGAACTGTCCGGCTGGCGCAAAAGGCGTCATGTCACAGGGTCCTTGGCGGGGGTCGCTCCGCCCGTGTCTCTCGCGCCCGGTCCGGGACGGGGGTGCGTGGGGATGGGCGAAGACGAGAAGGGCGCAGGCAGGTCCGCCTGCGCCCGGAAGGCGAATGATCGCTGGGGCGCGGGGCGCACCTGGTCACTCCTCGGCAGCGGCCTCTTCAGCCGGGGCGTTGGCGGCTTCTTCGGCGGCGGCGGCTTTTGCGGCCTTCTCTTCGGCGCGGTCCTGGGCCTTCTTGCCCGGAACGGCCTTCTTCGGGTTGCTGCGCTCTTTCTTCTCGAGCACGCCGGCGGCCTCGAGCATGCGGGCCACACGGTCGGTCGGCTGGGCACCCTTGTCGAGCCAGGCTTTCACGGCGTCGATGTCCATCTGGACGCGCTGCTCGTTGTCCTTGGGCAGGAGCGGGTTGTAGACGCCGAGCTTCTCGATGAAGCGGCCGTCGCGCGGCATGCGCGAATCGGAGGCGACGATGCGGTAGAACGGGCGCTTCTTGGAGCCGCCGCGGGCGAGACGGATTTTCATAGCCATGGTGATTTCTCCTTGATATCAGCTATTTGATGGGGTCATTCGACCCCGTCGTCCTGGTGTTTCTCGTGGTGGTGAATGACTTCCCGAATGATGAATTTCAGGAAGGCCTTTGCGAATTCCGGGTCGAGATCCGCGCGTTTGGCGAGGTCTTCGAGCCGGGCAATCTGTTTCGCTTCCCGCGCCGGATCGGAGGGGGGAAGGTCGTTCTCGGCCTTGAGCCGGCCGACGGCCTGGGTGTGCTTGAACCGCTCGCCCAGCGTGTAGACAAGGATCGCGTCGAGCCGGTCGATGCTCTCGCGGTGCTCCTTCAGGATCGCCGCGGCGCGTTGCGTGTCGTCGGTCATGTCATGGCTCATCGGGGCAGTTCTCCCTGTCGGATCGGCGTCTGACATGCGTCGGACTTCTGTCGGGCAAAGCGGATCATGCGTAGGCCTCCATCCCCCCGTCCCCGAGCGCGTCGGGCGAGGGGTGGCGATAGACGACGCAGTGGTCCGCGTTCTCTCCCTCGGGCCGCGCGGCCTCCGGG
The nucleotide sequence above comes from Celeribacter indicus. Encoded proteins:
- the rimM gene encoding ribosome maturation factor RimM (Essential for efficient processing of 16S rRNA), whose product is MSETKIIVGAIAGAFGVHGEVRIKSFCAEPEAIGEYSPLTSEDGKTEYVLTLTRAIPNGFAGRITGVETKEEADALRGVTLFADREALPSLPDDEFYHADLIGLTVLDTGGAVLGQVRNVLNHGAGDLLEVHGPGLKAPVLLPFTLKNVPTVDLSSGRIIADPPEGLFE
- the bluB gene encoding 5,6-dimethylbenzimidazole synthase codes for the protein MTPFAPAGQFSTAFRNDFATLLRWRRDVRRFRTDPVDPATLARCLDAFTLSPSVGLSQPSRIVRVQSAAMRQAALDNFEAANARALAGYEGDAARKYATLKLAGMREAPVQLAVFCDEATRSGKGLGIQTMPEMLRYSVVSAIMQFWLMLRAEGIGLGWVSILEPEALSAALAVPAGWRLVGYLCIGYPEAQSEEPELQAEGWETRAACPEILER
- a CDS encoding chorismate mutase, with translation MTDDTQRAAAILKEHRESIDRLDAILVYTLGERFKHTQAVGRLKAENDLPPSDPAREAKQIARLEDLAKRADLDPEFAKAFLKFIIREVIHHHEKHQDDGVE
- a CDS encoding OmpA family protein, which encodes MKRIILGTAATGFGLVSLGLTAPVTAQGLEGAGGLNLEACSEVQPPCLTADGQVQLGDGSVVTQSEALEALGIAPPRDGLEGAPETEMPSAPEVEPLPEVEPLPDMEPAPGAEPPVAPEVEAPVVPEVDTQVIPETESDTQAAPAEGAPPATVGEEAASDIESEQAAEEENLAQELENDLPPEEAQQAGTEEEVAPETEATDPGTVTGEAPRTAPQPKPETAGDQADTDTAADAATEDQDEDALGDALNSLTEGENPAQSAQEGTGDAAASEAASTAGEAEGVEMTPEARATQAQEEAAAEAEISDGETAAAAAAEAVENPEAETGVEVQTETVTEENSRASDEEFRQQPMQATASDDDDDNDGGMSNLEKFLLGAVGAAVVGQVLSGNDQVVENTGDRVVVERDGQLRVLKNDDALLRQPGAEVRTESFQDGSTRTTLNREDGTQVVTIRAADGRVLRRDRILADGTRVVLFDDTQTYERVDVSALPAPSNTSVVYQQGSDEEALRAALAASQAQGQALDRHFSLSQIRSIRAVRELAPEIELTNVNFATGSSAITPSEAEELAALGRTMRDAITENPREVFLVEGHTDAVGSAAMNLALSDRRAESLALALTEYFQVPPENMVVQGYGERYLKVPSSGAERANRRAAVRIITPLLGDVTTASR
- the rpsP gene encoding 30S ribosomal protein S16, which translates into the protein MAMKIRLARGGSKKRPFYRIVASDSRMPRDGRFIEKLGVYNPLLPKDNEQRVQMDIDAVKAWLDKGAQPTDRVARMLEAAGVLEKKERSNPKKAVPGKKAQDRAEEKAAKAAAAEEAANAPAEEAAAEE
- a CDS encoding division plane positioning ATPase MipZ — encoded protein: MAHIIIVGNEKGGAGKSTMSMHVATALSRLGHRVGALDLDLRQKTFARYLENRLSYCLREGIELPTPDYRDLPQVDASELAEGENIYDRRLSMAVTGLEESCDFILIDCPGSHTRLSQVAHTLADTLITPMNDSFIDFDLLARVDPDTNKILGPSVYSEMVWNARQLRAQAGLKPIDWVVLRNRLGAQAMHNKKKIGDAMTELSKRIGFRVAPGFSERVIFRELFPRGLTLLDLKDVGVKSALNISNVAARQELRDLMKELRLPGVEVEF
- the trmD gene encoding tRNA (guanosine(37)-N1)-methyltransferase TrmD — protein: MSGAPETPKSHGRIAVRPTLRPRELMTDRPDLAGAWRAKIITLFPEAFPGVLGESLTGKALDEGKWQLETVPLRDFGEGRHRNVDDTPAGGGAGMVLRPDVMGRAIDFAMEGTPETRADWPLVYLSPRGKRFDQATARRWSRARGITMICGRFEGLDDRVLFHYGIEEVSLGDFVLTGGEIAAQAMIDATVRLLPGVLGNAESLEEESHASGLLEHPQFTRPAEWRGLPIPEVLMSGHHGRIAEWRRKMAEKITRERRPDLWAAHEARKDRDTP
- the rplS gene encoding 50S ribosomal protein L19, with the protein product MDLIAQLEAEQIETLGKTIPDFKAGDTVRVGYKVTEGTRTRVQNYEGVCISRKNGKGIAGSFTVRKISFGEGVERVFPLYSTNIEYIEVVRRGRVRRAKLYYLRSRRGKSARIAEVSNYKPLNTGSDA
- the rpmE gene encoding 50S ribosomal protein L31, whose translation is MKKDTHPDYHFIDVKMTDGTVVKMRSTWGAEGDQLALDIDPSVHPAWTGGSSRLMDAGGRVSKFKNKYAGLGF